GTGGCGCTGGTCCCACCGAGATCCACGCCCCAGAAAGAGCCGATCCGCCAACATCGCACAGCAGCGCTGCCGCGAGAACACCGCATAGGTCCATCGATGCACATCGGACTGAGAAGTTACCAGAAATTGCTGCTAATCACCGCTGAAAATTGCCCATGGAACATCACCGCGCAGCACCAACTTGCCAGTATCGACATCACCAGCGAGCAAGCATTCGACCCCGTGTTAGAACAGGTCCTTGTGAAACGCGGGCATCCTTTGCGCGCGTGGCGGTGTGGTGTACTGAAAGTGGAAATTCAAGACATCAGGCCGCCATCGGAGGCGGATATGCTCGCCATTGATATGATTGGCGTCTCCACAGAAAAAATGCTGCGGCACTGGCAATATCCGACGCGGGGGCAAAGTAACCAGTCGGGTAGCATGGCCTTGTTCAACAGGCGAGCATCGATATTGTCGGGCGCTTGACGCCACCCCACCATGGGAGTATCTATACCGCCCGGGCAGATGGCGTTGCAATTAAGCCGCTGCAGGCTGTACTCGTTGGCGATACACCGGGTCAGAGCCAATACAGCGCCTTTGAGGACGAATGCCGCAGTCCAAGCGTGTGCTCCCAACGCGGCCGAGGGAAGCCATATTGACAATAAATCCCTTGCTTTCAGCAGATGGGGATCGCCGCCTGGCACATCATGAACAAAGCCGTAGCAGTTGACCTGCATCACCCGCTCAAAATCCTTCATTTTGACTTCGTGGGTGTGATCAAGCGCAATATACCCGCGATATTGCACAGCGCGTTGAGCTTACCGTATTTTTCTACCACTTCAGCGACTGTCGCATTGACCGCAGCCTGGTCAGTGACATCACAGACCCTGGCACAGGCTTCCCCCCCGTTGGCGATGATGCCGTCAGCCACTTCCTGCACTGCTTCTGCTTTAAGGTCAACGCAGATGACCTTGCCACCCTCGCTGGCGATGCGTTCGGCCGATGCCCTGCCGATACCAGATGCGGCACCTGTAATCAAAACCACTTTGTCATCAAATCGTGCCATAACTACCTCTTTCTTGATTGTGCGGTGAGAACGGGAGAATCCTTCCTGGTGTTAACCGCGACATAAATCCGCGTGATTTCTGGTGATCGGACGCACGCCCGTATCGTCGCCGTATTGGCGTGATCAAAACGGATCGGCTTGTGGGTCGTTTGGATCGGGTGCGGGATGGCCCTGCGCGGGTACGCAGCTCATCCTGTCGGCGCGCAGGTTGTCGTAGTAACGATGAATCTGGGCAAAGTATCGCGACTCGAAAGTCGCGGTGAGGTGGTAAAGGAAGTCGAGAATCTCTGCGGCGCTCTCGTCGCTCAGGTGGCCGGGCAAATCAATGTGATGGTTTCGCTTGCGTGGTGGCATATGCCTCAGCGCTCCTTGCGCGCTGTGTCGGCTCGGGACTTGGCCTTTTGCGTGGCCCGCTCGGTGGCCTCTTTCAGGCGATAACTCTTGCCGGCGAGTTCGACGATCTCGGCGCGGTGCATCAGGCGGTCGACGAGGGTGACGACGCAGGCGGCGTGGGTGAAGACCTGGTTCCATTCCCCAAACGGTTTATTGGTCGTCAACACAACGGAGCGCTCGGCCTGGTAGCGCCGGGTGATGACCTCGAAGAGGAGGTCGGCGTAGCGGGTGTCGTAGGAGAGGTAGCCGATTTCGTCGATGGCGAGGACCGTGGGGTTGGTGTAGCGGCGCAGGCGCCGCGCGAGGCTGGTGGAGGAGTCCTGGGCGGCAAGGTCATGGAGCATGTCGGAGGCGAGCGTGAAGCGGGCGCTGTGGCCGTGCAACAGGGCCTGATGGGCGAGGTTTTTGGCGAGCATGGTTTTGCCGAGACCGTTGGGGCCGATCAGCACGATGTTGGTGGCATCGCGGAGGAAGTCGAGCGTGAGCAACTCCTCGATCAGGGGTCGGTTGCAGGTGGTAGGCCAGTGCCAGTCGAAGTCGGCGAGCGGTTTGAAGGTGCCGAGCCGGGCGTTGCCGAGGCGACGCGAGAGGGAGCGGCGCTGGCGTTCGGCTTCCTCGATGGCGAGCAGGCGTTCGAGCCAGGGTTCGGTGGCGAGGGTCTCGGCCTGTGC
The sequence above is drawn from the Gammaproteobacteria bacterium genome and encodes:
- a CDS encoding SDR family NAD(P)-dependent oxidoreductase, producing MARFDDKVVLITGAASGIGRASAERIASEGGKVICVDLKAEAVQEVADGIIANGGEACARVCDVTDQAAVNATVAEVVEKYGKLNALCNIAGILRLITPTKSK
- a CDS encoding ATP-binding protein, which translates into the protein MTLDALRARLQHLGLYGLRAQAETLATEPWLERLLAIEEAERQRRSLSRRLGNARLGTFKPLADFDWHWPTTCNRPLIEELLTLDFLRDATNIVLIGPNGLGKTMLAKNLAHQALLHGHSARFTLASDMLHDLAAQDSSTSLARRLRRYTNPTVLAIDEIGYLSYDTRYADLLFEVITRRYQAERSVVLTTNKPFGEWNQVFTHAACVVTLVDRLMHRAEIVELAGKSYRLKEATERATQKAKSRADTARKER
- a CDS encoding SDR family oxidoreductase — translated: MKDFERVMQVNCYGFVHDVPGGDPHLLKARDLLSIWLPSAALGAHAWTAAFVLKGAVLALTRCIANEYSLQRLNCNAICPGGIDTPMVGWRQAPDNIDARLLNKAMLPDWLLCPRVGYCQCRSIFSVETPIISMASISASDGGLMS